In one window of Arachis ipaensis cultivar K30076 chromosome B06, Araip1.1, whole genome shotgun sequence DNA:
- the LOC107646481 gene encoding uncharacterized protein LOC107646481 yields MASEESFLVLVHYRGSIKRKTRSGVKFTDKDPLCIIVTPTTTYDALVSCVLDKLGLEGVKRVKKFFYRIPTAVLHDTVKFDCSTIGSNEDLQVMFLCRRQFPEVRTPELLAKLVDVVSSSGGSNRNANTIAAVAGSSSRPAVASSSALVYEPLMQPVASPSFAVDLVGNVGDEVRHGEHIPTEVHCPTPAGVGDGLFDDPDDDDVEPDMIADESGDDVGTTVPRRATGGSSSGTQQYPPHFSSLDLDAMRQDKSALQPSGFGARDTEGSAGMNEFQVGQQFQDKDEALLNVKTYSIRRGVQYKVVESDYRRYVGKCSEFGNGCTWLIRMSLRQWKGIWEVKRYNGPHTCLASSISSDHRSLDYHVISTFIMPMVRADAAVNINVLQNATAAHFGFRPTYRRVWMAKQKAVAVIYGDWDESYNELPRWVLGVQ; encoded by the coding sequence atggctagtgaggagagtttcctAGTGCTGGTACATTATAGAGGGtcgattaagagaaaaactcgGTCCGGcgtgaagttcactgataaggatcccCTATGTATTATCGTGACGCCAACAACCACCTACGATGCTCTTGTTAGCTGTGTGCTGGATAAGCTTGGTCTCGAAGGAGTTAAAAGGGTCAAGAAGTTTTTCTACCGCATTCCAACAGCGGTGCTCCATGACACCGTGAAGTTTGATTGTTCCACAATCGGTAGTAACGAGGACTTGCAGGTTATGTTTCTTTGTCGTAGGCAGTTTCCCGAGGTAAGGACACCAGAGTTGTTGGctaagttggttgatgtggtatctagCTCGGGTGGTTCAAACCGGAATGCCAATACTATAGCCGCGGTTGCCGGCTCGAGCTCGAGACCTGCTGTTGCTTCATCCTCTGCTCTTGTGTATGAGCCACTGATGCAGCCTGTTGCGTCCCCTTCGTTTGCCGTCGATCTGGTCGGCAATGTTGGAGACGAGGTTCGGCATGGGGAACATATTCCCACCGAGGTACATTGTCCCACACCGGCTGGTGTTGGTGATGGTTTGTTTGATGATCCAGATGACGATGACGTGGAGCCGGATATGATCGCTGATGAAAGCGGCGATGATGTTGGAACTACTGTTCCAAGAAGGGCTACAGGTGGATCTAGTTCTGGCACACAACAATATCCACCCCATTTTTCCTCGTTGGACCTGGATGCCATGCGGCAGGACAAAAGTGCTCTGCAGCCCTCAGGATTTGGCGCTAGAGATACGGAGGGGTCTGCCGGTATGAACGAGTTTCAGGTTGGCCaacaatttcaggataaagatgaggcgcTGTTGAATGTGAAGACGTACAGTATCCGCCGAGGGGTCCAGTACAAGGTCGTTGAGTCTGACTATCGCAGGTATGTGggaaagtgttctgagtttgggaatgggtgcacatggctCATTCGGATGAGTCTCCGACAGTGGAAGGGTATCTGGGAAGTGAAGCGATACAACGGACCGCATACATGTCTCGCCAGCTCCATCTCCAGCGACCATAGGAGTCTGGACTACCATGTGATATCCACCTTCATTATGCCgatggttagggctgatgcagCTGTGAACATCAATGTGCTTCAAAATGCCACGGCCGCACACTTTGGGTTCAGGCCAACGTACAGGAGGGtatggatggcgaagcagaaggccgtTGCCGTCATATATGGGGACTGGGACGAGTCGTACAATGAGCTCCCTAGGTGGGTTTTAGGAGTTCAATGA
- the LOC107645853 gene encoding protein HASTY 1 yields the protein MEDTNSIANNVAQAIATALDWSSTPDARKAAVSFLDSIKAGDIRILANTSFLLVKRNWSSEIRLHAFKMLQHLVRLRWDELSSAEHKNFANLSIDLMSETADPCEDWALKSQTAALVAEIIRREGLNLWKEMFPSLVSLSSKGPIQAELVSMILRWLPEDITVHNEDLEGDRRRLLLRGLTESLPEILPLLYTLLETHFAAALNEAGRNQMEIAKLHAATVTATLNAINAYAEWAPLSDLADAGIINGCGFLLSAPDFRLHACEFFKLVSPRKRPIDASASKFDQAIITIFQILMNISREFLYRSGSNPGSIDEGEYEFVEFICENMVSLGASNLQSIAGDSSILPFYLEQMLGFFRHFKFAIHFQSVHFWLVLMRDLMSKPKSSSHSAVSSSGSGDAENVKKKILSFVNDDFCGAILETSFPHMLKREKILPDTALSLGVLELWSDDFEGKGEFSQYRSRLLELIRFVSSCKPLVAAAKVSEKIDAIIKSLLVSPTQTQDLALMESMQLILENIVSTVFDESNDFAKANAEMQFALRRTFDGLLQQFLSLKWTEPALVEVLGHYLDAMGPFLKYSSDAVGSVINKLFELLTSLPIAVKDTSTSSARRARLQICTSFIRIAKTADKSILPHMKGIANTIGCLQREGCLLRGEHNLLGEAFLVMASVAGIQQQQEVLAWLLEPLSQEWTHSEWQDKYLSEPYGLVYLFSEAQVMWSSFHSVTFFEKALKRSGIKKANWNPENSSTPDSTPINPISPHVSWMLTPLLKLLRTIHSLWSPSVRQTLPGEIQAAMIMSDVERFTLLGEGNPKVPKGSLANVDKSKEGYAEPNESDIRNWLKGIRDSGYNVLGLSTTIGDSFFKTLDVHSVAFALMENIQSMEFRHIRQLVHSVLIPLVKHCPLNMWETWLEKLLHPLFVHAQQALSCSWSCLLQDGRAKVPDVIEIISGSDLKVEVMEEKLLRDLTREICSLLSVIASPPLNPGIPSLEQSGHVSRLDTSSLKSLDTFASSSMVGFLLKHGLALPTLRMCLEAFTWTDGEAVTKISSYCSVLVALSIVTNHSELVEFVSRDLFSSIIQGLALESNAIISADLIGLCREIFVYLCDRHPAPRQVLMSLPSITPHDLLAFEESLTKTLSPKEQKQHMKSLLILASGNKLKALAAQKSVNIITNVSTRPRSSGNASESRVDDGEPLGLAAIM from the exons ATGGAA GACAC TAACTCCATCGCCAACAATGTCGCCCAAGCTATTGCCACTGCCCTTGATTGGTCCTCCACTCCCGACGCTCGCAAAGCCGCCGTCTCTTTTCTCGATTCT ATCAAGGCTGGTGATATTCGGATATTGGCAAACACGTCGTTCCTTTTGGTAAAAAGGAACTGGTCCTCTGAAATCCGTTTACACGCTTTTAAAATGCTGCAG CATTTGGTGCGATTAAGGTGGGACGAACTAAGCTCCGCAGAGCACAAGAACTTTGCAAATCTCTCCATTGATTTAATGTCTGAGACTGCTGATCCCTGTGAAGATTGGGCTCTTAAAAGCCAGACGGCTGCCCTCGTTGCTGAG ATAATTAGAAGAGAGGGGCTTAATCTATGGAAGGAAATGTTTCCATCATTGGTTTCTCTATCCAGCAAGGGTCCAATACAA GCTGAATTAGTTTCAATGATTCTTCGTTGGCTTCCTGAAGATATTACAGTTCATAATGAAGACTTAGAAG GTGATCGCCGAAGGCTACTCTTGCGTGGGCTAACTGAATCACTGCCTGAAATTTTGCCTCTCCTATACACT TTACTGGAAACACACTTTGCAGCTGCACTAAATGAAGCTGGTAGAAACCAGATGGAAATTGCCAAACTGCATGCTGCTACTGTAACAGCTACACTAAATGCAATAAATGCATATGCTGAGTGGGCTCCATTGTCCGATCTTGCCGATGCTGGCATCATTAATGG ATGTGGTTTCCTACTATCTGCTCCTGATTTTCGACTTCATGCTTGTGAGTTTTTCAAACTTGTCTCCCCAAG GAAGAGGCCCATCGATGCTTCTGCTTCTAAATTTGACCAAGCTATAATTACTATCTTTCAAATCTTGATGAACATATCTAGAGAGTTTTTGTACAGATCTGGCTCAAATCCAGGATCTATAGATGAGGGTGAATATGAATTCGTGGAATTTATATGTGAAAATATGGTGTCACTAGGCGCTTCTAACTTGCAAAGTATTGCTGGAGATAGCAGCATACTTCCTTTCTATCTTGAACAG ATGCTGGGGTTTTTCCGACATTTCAAGTTTGCCATTCATTTCCAATCCGTGCACTTCTGGCTG GTGCTAATGAGGGATTTAATGTCAAAACCAAAAAGTTCCTCGCATTCAGCCGTTAGTAGTTCAGGTTCTGGAGATGCTGAAAATGTAAAGAAAAAGATTCTAAGCTTTGTGAATGATGATTTCTGTGGTGCAATTTTGGAAACATCTTTCCCTCACATGCTCAAGAGAGAGAAAATCCTACCCGATACTGCACTGTCTTTAGGGGTGTTGGAGTTGTGGAGTGATGACTTTGAGGGGAAGGGTGAATTCAGCCAATATCGCTCTAGGCTG TTGGAGTTGATTAGGTTCGTTTCCTCTTGCAAACCCTTGGTGGCAGCTGCTAAAGTTTCCGaaaaaattgatgcaatcatcaaGAGTCTCTTGGTTTCACCAACTCAAACTCAG GACTTAGCATTGATGGAAAGCATGCAGTTGATTTTAGAGAATATTGTGAGTACAGTTTTTGATGAATCCAATGATTTTGCCAAGGCAAATGCTGAAATGCAGTTTGCATTACGAAGAACATTTGACG GTTTACTTCAGCAATTTCTTTCATTGAAATGGACGGAACCCGCACTTGTGGAAGTACTTGGTCACTATTTGGATGCAATGGGCCCTTTCTTGAAGTATTCCTCAGATGCAGTTGGCAGTGTTATCAATAAACTTTTTGAACTCCTCACATCCCTTCCCATTGCAGTCAAG GATACTTCGACTTCTAGTGCACGGCGTGCAAGGTTGCAGATTTGTACATCATTTATTCGGATAGCCAAAACAGCTGATAAAAGTATCCTGCCTCATATGAAG GGCATTGCCAATACCATTGGATGTTTGCAAAGGGAAGGTTGTTTGCTTCGAGGAGAGCATAATCTTCTAGGTGAAGCTTTTCTTGTGATGGCTTCTGTTGCTGG GATTCAACAGCAGCAAGAAGTTTTAGCATGGTTATTGGAACCTTTGAGCCAAGAGTGGACACATTCGGAATGGCAGGATAAGTATTTATCTGAACCATATGGCCTGGTTTACTTGTTCTCAGAAGCACAAGTTATGTGGTCAAGTTTTCACAGTGTGACATTCTTTGAGAAGGCACTTAAGAGGAGTGGAATCAAGAAAGCTAATTGGAATCCTGAAAACAGCTCAACACCGGATTCAACTCCTATAAATCCAATATCCCCCCATGTGTCATGGATGCTGACTCCTCTGTTGAAA CTACTTCGCACTATACATTCCCTTTGGTCTCCATCTGTACGTCAAACTTTACCTGGAGAGATCCAAGCTGCAATGATCATGAGTGATGTTGAAAGGTTCACTCTTCTTGGAGAAGGGAACCCCAAGGTTCCAAAGGGTTCGTTGGCTAATGTTGACAAGAGTAAGGAAGGATATGCTGAACCTAATGAATCAGATATACGAAATTGGCTAAAAGGAATCAGAGACAGCGG ATATAATGTATTGGGTTTGTCCACAACAATTGGGGATTCCTTTTTCAAAACTTTGGATGTGCATTCTGTTGCGTTTGCACTAATGGAGAACATACAGTCGATGGAGTTCAGGCATATAAGGCAGCTTGTTCATTCCGTTTTGATACCTTTGGTTAAGCATTGCCCTTTGAATATGTGGGAGACTTGGCTAGAAAAGCTTCTGCACCCATTATTTGTCCATGCTCAGCAGGCGCTCAGCTGTTCATGGTCATGTCTTCTACAAGACGGTAGAGCAAAGGTTCCAGATGTTATTGAAATTATTAGTGGATCAGACCTAAAAGTGGAGGTGATGGAGGAAAAGCTTCTGAGAGATCTCACACGAGAGATATGTTCACTTCTCTCTGTAATTGCTTCTCCTCCCCTTAATCCTGGAATCCCTTCTTTGGAACAGTCTGGGCACGTTAGTCGATTAGACACGTCTTCACTGAAAAGCTTGGACACATTTGCATCAAGCTCTATGGTTGG TTTCCTTCTGAAGCATGGTTTGGCTCTTCCAACGCTACGCATGTGTTTAGAGGCTTTTACATGGACGGATGGTGAAGCTGTGACAAAGATTTCTTCTTATTGCTCTGTGTTGGTAGCTCTTTCGATTGTAACAAATCATTCAGAACTAGTGGAATTTGTCTCCAGAGATCTCTTTTCTTCAATTATTCAAGGCTTAGCCCTTGAATCAAATGCAATAATCAGTGCTGATCTAATTGGTCTCTGCCGTGAAATATTTGTGTATCTTTGTGATAGACACCCGGCTCCCCGGCAG GTTTTAATGTCTCTGCCCTCTATTACCCCTCACGACTTGCTTGCTTTTGAGGAATCTCTAACAAAAACATTGAGTCCAAAGGAGCAAAAGCAGCACATGAAAAGCTTGCTTATCTTAGCAAGTGGTAACAAATTGAAAGCACTTGCAGCTCAGAAAAGCGTGAACATCATTACAAACGTTTCAA CAAGACCACGCAGCTCAGGCAATGCTTCTGAATCCAGAGTTGATGATGGAGAACCTTTGGGATTGGCTGCCATAATGTAA
- the LOC107645852 gene encoding probable serine/threonine-protein kinase At1g54610, whose amino-acid sequence MGCVISREVSSGIIAEVKEEKSFGADSKSNNKVDGVAEEAQNQNRNHNGGNHREEKSGSEVQKPRGERRRSKKPNPRLSNPPKHLRGEQVAAGWPPWLTAVCGEALNGWIPRKADTFEKIDKIGQGTYSNVYKAKDMMTGKIVALKKVRFDNLEPESVKFMAREILILRRLDHPNVVKLQGLVTSRMSCSLYLVFDYMVHDLAGLVASPRIRFTEPQVRQGFRQIAVLHRDIKGSNLLIDNEGILKIADFGLASLFDPNHKHPMTSRVVTLWYRPPELLLGATDYGVGIDLWSAGCILGELLAGKPIMPGRTEVEQLHKIYKLCGSPSDEYWKKSKLPNATLFKPREPYKRCLRETFKDFPPSALPLIESLLAFDPAERKTASDALRSEFFTTEPYACDPSSLPKYPPSKEMDARRQDEEARRIRAASKAQANGPRKHRMRDRAVKAIPAPEANAEIQSNIDRRRLITHANAKSKSEKFPPPHQDGQLGFPLGSSHRIDPDTVPIDVSFTSTTSYIYSKEPFQAWSGPIGNAAAEIGVPKNKRHTATDALDLSKPHKGSHKDKVKGKKTIA is encoded by the exons ATGGGGTGTGTGATTAGCAGGGAGGTGTCTTCTGGAATAATCGCAGAGGTgaaagaggagaagagtttcgGTGCTGATTCTAAGAGCAATAATAAGGTTGATGGAGTCGCGGAAGAGGCTCAGAATCAGAATCGGAATCACAATGGTGGTAACCACAGGGAAGAGAAGAGTGGCAGCGAAGTTCAGAAGCCGAGGGGAGAAAGGAGAAGATCGAAGAAACCGAATCCGCGGCTAAGCAATCCTCCCAAGCATTTAAGGGGTGAGCAGGTTGCGGCTGGCTGGCCACCCTGGCTCACCGCCGTGTGCGGCGAAGCGCTTAACGGCTGGATTCCCCGAAAGGCTGACACATTTGAGAAGATTGATAAg ATCGGGCAAGGAACATATAGTAATGTGTACAAAGCTAAAGACATGATGACAGGCAAAATTGTTGCTCTAAAGAAGGTTCGATTTGATAATTTGGAACCTGAGAGTGTAAAATTCATGGCTAGAGAGATTCTTATTTTGCGGAGGTTGGATCATCCAAATGTTGTAAAGTTGCAAGGCTTAGTTACATCAAGGATGTCCTGCAGTCTGTATTTGGTGTTTGATTACATGGTGCATGATTTAGCTGGACTTGTTGCGAGCCCACGAATCAGGTTCACGGAACCTCAGGTTAGACAAGGTTT TCGTCAAATTGCTGTACTTCACCGAGATATTAAAGGATCAAATCTTCTCATTGACAATGAAGGAATACTTAAGATTGCTGACTTTGGACTGGCATCTTTGTTCGATCCAAACCATAAGCATCCCATGACTAGTCGAGTAGTAACTCTTTGGTACCGGCCCCCAGAATTGCTTCTTGGTGCCACCGATTATGGTGTGGGTATAGACCTATGGAGCGCCGGATGCATTTTAGGAGAGTTATTGGCTGGAAAGCCAATTATGCCGGGTCGTACAGAG GTGGAGCAACTGCATAAGATATACAAACTATGTGGTTCACCTTCTGATGAATATTGGAAGAAGTCGAAGTTGCCTAACGCCACCTTGTTTAAGCCTCGAGAGCCATACAAGAGATGCCTAAGAGAGACATTTAAAGATTTTCCACCTTCTGCACTACCCCTTATCGAAAGTCTTCTGGCATTTGATCCTGCCGAACGGAAAACTGCCTCAGATGCTTTGCGAAGTGAG TTCTTCACCACAGAGCCATATGCTTGTGATCCTTCAAGTCTTCCAAAATATCCTCCAAGCAAGGAAATGGATGCTAGACGGCAGGACGAAGAGGCCAGAAG AATAAGGGCTGCAAGCAAAGCTCAGGCTAATGGTCCAAGGAAGCATCGCATGCGTGATCGTGCCGTGAAAGCTATTCCTGCTCCTGAAGCCAATGCTGAGATTCAATCCAACATTGAt AGAAGGCGTCTAATAACTCATGCAAATGCTAAGAGCAAGAGTGAAAAGTTCCCACCGCCACATCAAGATGGACAACTTGGATTTCCATTGGGATCTTCCCATCGTATTGATCCAGATACTGTTCCTATTGATGTCTCCTTCACTTCAACAACGTCGTATATTTATTCAAAGGAACCATTCCAAGCGTGGTCAGGTCCCATAGGTAATGCTGCTGCTGAAATTGGAGTGCCAAAAAACAAGAGACACACCGCAACTGATGCATTGGATTTATCAAAACCACATAAAGGTTCACACAAGGATAAAGTTAAAGGAAAGAAAACCATAGCTTAG